A region from the bacterium genome encodes:
- a CDS encoding glycosyltransferase family 39 protein produces the protein MYIILGVSLVFALLLFDPKLDTGGDNATYICLAKSLISGTGYRDIYEPSNLPHTQYPPGYPLLLGGIMAIIGDKFLGLKIFSLLLSLGAVYIFYLILKQKRIASLSYPILFLFAISPTFLENSHIILSEPSFLFFTLLTIYLWGQWELKNKSIWFFFGTLSAIACYFVRTVGIAIIIGAIVYLLYRRKFKEVLAFLLISLAFILPWIVRNSRVSQGGGYFTQFLLKNPYDIKSGYVAISDIATRVYTNFKIYALSIIPGFIFPSYHKLTPPYKSLNLGTVLLSLIILGIVIYGLIKDILLKKHFVHFFLLFYAIITLGWPSVWSSERFLFPILPFVIFYFFNGISKIASKYLVVPGVFIGISAFTSLQTTLPKIPPNIRMLSYYRKGDEMAGYSSDWRNYYLASDWIRLNTLPDAVVLCRKPGLFYLRANRKTFCYPMTYEHQQILDAINKSDYILVDHFFWTGTTPKYLIPVLKENREIFTVVYATDQPQTLVLRVKRKELKER, from the coding sequence AAAGTTAGATACTGGTGGCGACAATGCTACTTATATATGCCTTGCAAAATCACTAATAAGTGGGACTGGGTACCGCGATATTTATGAACCCTCAAACCTTCCGCATACCCAGTATCCTCCAGGTTATCCATTACTACTTGGAGGGATAATGGCTATAATAGGTGATAAATTTTTGGGCTTAAAAATATTCTCTCTCCTGCTTTCTCTTGGAGCCGTTTATATTTTTTATCTAATTCTTAAGCAGAAAAGGATAGCTTCACTTTCCTATCCTATACTTTTTTTGTTTGCAATAAGTCCTACTTTTTTAGAAAATTCACATATAATACTTTCTGAGCCCTCTTTTCTCTTTTTTACACTCTTAACAATATATCTGTGGGGGCAATGGGAACTCAAAAATAAGTCAATATGGTTCTTTTTTGGCACTCTTTCAGCAATAGCTTGCTATTTTGTGAGAACAGTTGGGATTGCTATAATTATTGGAGCAATAGTTTATTTATTATATAGGCGTAAATTTAAAGAAGTCCTTGCATTTTTACTCATTAGTTTAGCTTTCATATTGCCGTGGATTGTAAGAAATAGCAGGGTATCACAGGGAGGAGGCTACTTTACTCAATTTCTTTTAAAAAATCCATATGACATTAAGTCTGGTTATGTAGCTATTTCTGACATTGCAACTCGAGTTTATACAAACTTTAAGATATATGCTCTCAGTATTATACCTGGATTTATATTTCCCTCTTACCACAAATTGACTCCACCATATAAATCTCTAAATTTAGGGACAGTTTTATTATCTCTTATAATTTTAGGGATAGTAATTTATGGTTTAATCAAAGATATTTTGTTGAAAAAACATTTTGTTCATTTCTTTTTACTATTTTATGCTATCATAACTTTAGGCTGGCCCTCTGTATGGAGTAGTGAGCGTTTTTTGTTCCCTATTCTACCTTTTGTAATTTTTTATTTCTTTAATGGTATTTCTAAAATTGCATCTAAATATTTAGTAGTACCCGGAGTATTTATAGGAATAAGCGCTTTTACAAGTCTTCAGACTACTTTACCGAAAATTCCACCAAACATTAGAATGTTATCCTATTATAGAAAGGGTGATGAGATGGCTGGCTATTCATCTGATTGGAGGAATTATTATTTGGCATCCGATTGGATTAGATTAAATACTTTACCAGATGCTGTAGTATTGTGTCGAAAACCTGGGCTTTTCTATTTAAGAGCAAATCGCAAGACTTTTTGCTATCCAATGACTTATGAGCACCAGCAAATTCTCGATGCTATTAATAAATCGGATTACATATTAGTAGACCACTTTTTCTGGACAGGCACTACTCCAAAATATCTTATTCCTGTCCTCAAAGAGAATAGAGAAATCTTTACAGTGGTGTATGCTACGGATCAACCTCAAACTCTGGTGCTGAGAGTGAAGAGGAAAGAGTTAAAAGAAAGATGA